The Carnobacterium divergens nucleotide sequence ATGGTTCAGTGGGCTCAGGTTTTGATTTGCCAGAAAAACCCTGTCCAAAATGTGGGGCGAGATTATTTAAAGACGGACATGATATTCCATTTGAAACGTTCTTAGGATTCCATGGCGACAAAGTACCCGATATTGATTTAAACTTTTCTGGAGATTATCAACCTCAAGCACATAACTATACCAAAGTTCTTTTTGGCGATGAATATGTTTTTCGAGCAGGAACAATTGGTACGGTAGCAGATCGTACGGCATATGGTTTTGTAAAAGGGTATGAACGGGATATGAACTTGAATTTTCGAGCAGCAGAAATTGACCGTTTAGCCAAAGGATCTACAGGCGTCAAAAGAACAACTGGACAACATCCAGGAGGAATTATTGTTATTCCAGATTATATGGATGTTTACGACTTTACGCCAATTCAATTTCCAGCGGATGCTCAAGATTCTGAATGGAAAACGACTCATTTTGATTTCCATTCAATCCACGATAATGTATTAAAACTGGATATTTTAGGGCATGATGATCCAACGGTAATTAGAATGTTACAAGATTTATCTGGAATTGATCCAAAGACTATCCCAACCGATGATCCAGAAGTAATGAAAATATTTGGTGGACCTGAGATACTAGGCGTGACCAGTGACCAAATTGAATCCAATACCGGAACACTTGGAATTCCCGAATTTGGGACCAGATTTGTTCGAGGAATGTTGGAACAAACCAAACCAACAACGTTCACTGAATTATTACAAATTTCAGGACTATCTCATGGAACCGATGTATGGTTAGGAAATGCAGAAGAGTTGATTCGTACTCAAAACATCCCACTGTCGCAAGTAATTGGTTGTCGGGATGACATCATGGTTTATCTTATTCACAATGGATTAGATGATGGATTGGCCTTTAAAATTATGGAAAGCGTTCGTAAAGGAAAAGGTATTCCTGATGACTGGCAAAAATCAATGCGTGATGAAAAAATACCTGAATGGTATATTGATTCTTGTTTGAAAATCAAGTACATGTTCCCTAAAGCCCATGCTGCGGCCTATGTTTTAATGGCACTGCGAGTAGCCTACTACAAAGTCCATTTTCCAATTCTTTATTATGCAGCATACTTTTCTGTTCGAGCAGATGACTTCGACTTAGTGGCAATGAGCCAAGGAAAAGATGCAATCAAAGCAAAAATGAAAGAAATTATGGATAAAGGGTTAGATGCTTCAACAAAAGAAAAAAATCTATTAACGGTTTTAGAATTATGTAACGAGATGGTTGAACGAGGATTTGAATTCAAAATGATTGATTTGTATAAGTCAGATGCCAACGATTTTGTTATTGACGGAAACTCCTTAATAGCACCATTTAGAGCCGTTCCAAGTTTAGGAGCCAATGTGGCGAAACAAATTTGTATCGCAAGAGAAGAAAAGAAATTCCTTTCAAAAGAAGATTTAGCAACAAGAGGAAAGGTCTCAAAAACATTGATTGAATATATGACTGAAAATAAAGTACTAAAAGACTTACCAGATGAAAATCAATTGTCCTTGTTTGACATGTTTTAAAATAGCAGGCTAATTTTGAAAACGTGGGATGAAAAAGCCCTTTTTGTAAGATAGAACCAGTCCTATAGTTGCATTTAGCGTGAAATCGTGTTAATATAGTACTGTATTTAGATATTCTGTTGAGAGTGAGCGGCGACGCTCACTCTTTTTCGGCAGTCAGGTGAAAAGTGTCTAAAGGGAGGCGATGGATTTGAGTAATGTGGTTGATACGGTTAAAAATATTGTTCAACCAATCGTTGACGAATTTCAGTTTGAATTAGTTGACGTAGAGTTTGTAAAAGAAGGTAAAAATTGGTTTTTAAGAACCTATATCGATAAGCCAGGTGGCATTGATATCGAAGAATGTGCATTAATCAGCGAAAAAATTAGCGAACGCATGGATCAAATCGATCCAGATCCGATCCCACAAGCGTACTTCTTAGAAGTATCAAGTCCAGGAGCGGAACGTCCACTTAAAAAAGAAGCAGATTATCAAAATGCAATTGGCTCTTATATCAATATTTCATTATACGAACCAGTTGAAGGTCAAAAAGTATACGAAGGCACGTTAAAAGAATTAACAGAAGAAACCTTAACCTTAACGATTCGTATCAAAACAAGAGAAAAAGAGATAGAATTTAATCGTAAAAAAATTGCAAAGGCTCGATTAGCAATTAAGTTCTAAACTTATTGATAATGAGAGAAGATAGGAGAGAAATCACAAATGAGCAAAGAAATGTTAAATGCTCTTGATGCTTTAGAGACCGAAAAAGGAATTGCTAAAGAAATTGTCATTGACGCACTAGAAGCTGCTTTAGTTTCTGCATATAAACGTAATTATGGTCAAGCCCAAAACGTGGAAGTTGAATTTGATATGAAAAAAGGAAACATTCACGTATACGCTGTAAAAGAAGTCGTTGATGTCGTTTTTGACTCACGCTTAGAAGTGAGTATTCAAGACGCAATGGAAGTAAATGCAGCTTATGAAGTTGGCGATCATATTCGTTTTGAAGTAACCCCTAAAGACTTCGGTCGTATTGCAGCTCAAACTGCGAAGCAAGTAATTATGCAACGCGTTCGAGAAGCGGAAAGAAGCATTATCTATAATGAATTTGTAGCTTATGAAAATGACATTATGCAAGGAATCGTAGAACGTCAAGATAACCGTTACATTTACGTGAATCTTGGCAAAATCGAAGCGGTTCTTTCAAAACAAGAGCAAATCCCGAATGAAGTATACAAACCACACGATCGTATTAAAGTTTATGTGACGAAGGTAGAAAACACTTCAAAAGGACCTCAAATTTTTGTAAGTCGTAGCCACCCTGATTTATTAAAACGCTTATTTGAACAAGAAGTACCTGAAATTTACGATGGAACCGTTGAGATTGTATCTATTGCAAGAGAAGCAGGCGACCGTGCAAAAGTTGCCGTGATGTCTCGTGAAGAAAATATTGATCCAGTAGGTACCTGTGTAGGACCTAAAGGACAACGTGTCCAAGCTATCGTAAATGAATTAAAAGGCGAAAATATGGATATCGTTGAGTACAATGAAGATCCAGCAGTTTATATCGCAAATGCGTTAAACCCAGCACAAGTCGTTAGTGTAACTTTCAATGAAGCAGCAGGTAGTTGCGTTGTTGTAGTTCCTGACTATCAATTGTCATTAGCTATTGGTAAACGTGGGCAAAATGCTCGTTTAGCCGCTAAATTAACTGGCTTTAAAATTGATATCAAATCAGAATCTGATATGAAAGCCTTAGAACTTGCAAAAGAAGAAGCTGAATTAGAAGAAGCCGCAGATTATGCAGAAGCAGTTGAAGCAGTTGACCAAGATATGGAAGCTGTGGATGTTGAAGAAGTGATTGAAAATATCGAAGATTTAGATGGAATCGAAGAAGTCTCTGAATTAGATTCAGAAGTGGAAGAAAATATTTTAAATCCTGAAGATGCTGAAAGCATGATTGAATTAGGTGAAGAGCGAGCTGGACACGAAGAATAAAAAGAGGTGATTAGATGCAAAAGCGAAAAATTCCAATGCGCAAATGTGTTGTAACAAACGAAATGAAACCTAAGAAAGAAATGATTCGGATTGTTAGAAACAAAGAAGGACTAGTTTCCATTGATCCAACTGGAAAACTACCTGGCCGTGGTGCTTATGTTTCTATTGAACCAACAGTTGTTCAAAAGGCTTGGGATAAGCGAGTGCTAGATCGACAAATAAATGCAACGATTACGGAGGAGTTCTATCAAGAACTACTTGATTATGTTACTCACCAGAAAGCACGGATGAGCCTATGATAACAAACGATCAAAAAATCTTAAATCTTTTAGGAATGGCTCAACGAGCTGGAAAACTTGTTACCGGAGAAGATTTAAGTTTGAAAGAGATTCGAAACGAACAAGCGAAATTAGTAATTGTGGCAACTGACGCCAGTGAAAATACAATCAAAAAAATATCAGACAAATGTCAATACTATGAAATTCCAGTTGCAGTGCGTTTCACGAAAGCTGAAATTAGCCATGCAATTGGTAAAGAACGGACAATTTCAACCATTATGGATAATGGTTTTGCCAAAAAATTTCGTGAATTACTATCAATTTAATTGGAGGGTGATTACATGGGGAAAAAACGTGTCTACGAATACGCCAAGGAACACGACGTGTCAAGTAAACGTGTGATTGAAAAAGCAAAAGAACTAGGCTTTGACTACAACAGCCATATGTCTTCTATGGAAGACAGTCAAGTTCAAAAATTAAACCAAAGTTTTGCTTCTAAAAAAGAGCATGTAGCTCCTAAAAGCAGTCAAAATGAAGTTAAACAAAAAACAAATCGTTCACCTAAAAGTGACGTAGGAGGTACTACTACGAACTCAAAAGACAATAAACAGCAACGTCCAGCAACAACAAGTGGACCGAAGACTGGAAATCAGACAACACAAGCAAAATCAACGAATCGCCCTGCGACTCAAAGCAAACCAAGTCAATCAACATCAGCTCGTCCAGCTCAAAGTGGCACAGCAAACCGTTCACAAAGCAACAGCGGAAGTGCTAACGCTCGTCCACAAACGACTGGCACAGGAACTACACGTCCGCAATCAAACGGACCTGCAGCAAGTAACAATCGCGGTGGTCAAAGTAGCAACAATCGTGGTGGTCAAGGTGGAAACCGTGGCGGCTATAATAGCTACAACAACCGCAATAATTT carries:
- the nusA gene encoding transcription termination factor NusA, which translates into the protein MSKEMLNALDALETEKGIAKEIVIDALEAALVSAYKRNYGQAQNVEVEFDMKKGNIHVYAVKEVVDVVFDSRLEVSIQDAMEVNAAYEVGDHIRFEVTPKDFGRIAAQTAKQVIMQRVREAERSIIYNEFVAYENDIMQGIVERQDNRYIYVNLGKIEAVLSKQEQIPNEVYKPHDRIKVYVTKVENTSKGPQIFVSRSHPDLLKRLFEQEVPEIYDGTVEIVSIAREAGDRAKVAVMSREENIDPVGTCVGPKGQRVQAIVNELKGENMDIVEYNEDPAVYIANALNPAQVVSVTFNEAAGSCVVVVPDYQLSLAIGKRGQNARLAAKLTGFKIDIKSESDMKALELAKEEAELEEAADYAEAVEAVDQDMEAVDVEEVIENIEDLDGIEEVSELDSEVEENILNPEDAESMIELGEERAGHEE
- a CDS encoding YlxQ-related RNA-binding protein, whose product is MITNDQKILNLLGMAQRAGKLVTGEDLSLKEIRNEQAKLVIVATDASENTIKKISDKCQYYEIPVAVRFTKAEISHAIGKERTISTIMDNGFAKKFRELLSI
- the rimP gene encoding ribosome maturation factor RimP — its product is MSNVVDTVKNIVQPIVDEFQFELVDVEFVKEGKNWFLRTYIDKPGGIDIEECALISEKISERMDQIDPDPIPQAYFLEVSSPGAERPLKKEADYQNAIGSYINISLYEPVEGQKVYEGTLKELTEETLTLTIRIKTREKEIEFNRKKIAKARLAIKF
- the rnpM gene encoding RNase P modulator RnpM, which gives rise to MQKRKIPMRKCVVTNEMKPKKEMIRIVRNKEGLVSIDPTGKLPGRGAYVSIEPTVVQKAWDKRVLDRQINATITEEFYQELLDYVTHQKARMSL